DNA from Felis catus isolate Fca126 chromosome B3, F.catus_Fca126_mat1.0, whole genome shotgun sequence:
atttctttcttacCTCCTCCAAATCTTTGTATTTCAGTAGAATTACAGATTCAGAATTTCAGAATTGAAAATCATCTGTTTCGATTCCTTATTTTGTTACACACAAGGagactaaggcccagagaagttaagccACACAGCTTCTCTTCTAAAACAGGCCACAAGGCCTGAAGTTTTTTATTGTCTTTCAAATTAGCAAATGTTTTaggttctctgtttttaatctgGAAAGCTGCTGAATGGAAAAAGCACTAAATAATAAATTGAGTtgcttattgttgttttaagtaaccttcaaacgatttctttttccTAGTGGGATGGAGACCATCAATGGGGCAGGTAGGCAGCAGGGTTCTGGGCCTGGGTGCAGTGCTTTGAGAATAAAGGACTTACAGGTATGGATCTGCAAGAATCTtggccttctttctttcctccagcttAAAAGTTAGAAAGCATGCATGGGGAGCTAACGATTCTGCTTGAAATGAACTCAGTGATtctccatgttttctttctctttagtaaTGAGATGTTTAGGTGTTCCAACCCGTGTGGTTTCCAATTTTCGTTCTGCACACAACATGGACAGGAACTTGACCGTCGACACCTACTATGACCAAAATGCAGAGATGCTGCCTACTCAGAAGCGAGACAAAATATGGTAAGGGACACCATCTCCAACACATCTCTGCTCCATGTCAGGAAGGGTAAGGAAGCTCTGACCTGGTTCTCTCTAGTTTTGAGGCAATATCATCCTTTATCTTGTTGCTGGTGCCCAGAGAGCAATTCCCTAACCTAGGAGACTGTTCTGGCTAATTACATCATCACACTAAACTCCCTTCAGAAATATAAGACTATGGGATAACATTCTGAAGCCCACAACcaaaaaaattgattttgtgtTCTGTGAACACTAACTTCAAAATCTTTATGCATCTTACAGATGACTCTTCCTTCTTTGAGCCATCTGTTTGTgccattctctgtttctcctcgGGCAAAGTCTGCACTTGCTGCTTTTGTCCACTTCCTTAGTCTCTCCTGTTCCCTCCTCTATCcacctcactccctctctgcgtgtgtgtgtgtgtgtgtgtgtgtgtgtgtgtgtgtgtgtgtgtatgtgccttCATTTCTGGATCTCTGATCTCTTCCCCTGGCTCCCTTCTCCTCTGCTGTACTATAAATCTGGtgtcatgtttttccttttccagccaGTTTCCAGGTCAGATCTTTGGGTTGTGTGAGAGCTAGTGGCAATCCTTGGAGCTCCTCCCGCTCTGAGTTCCTAAAGGGCTGAAGAACCCCCGATTCAATCAGCAGTGGTGTATCTGAGAAGGCTATATCACTTATGTAGCGTTTGGTGTGTGAATACATAACCTGAATCTCATCATGAGAAAGCCTCAGATAAGCTCAAAATGAATATAGCTCTGGCAAATAAATACTGAATTCAAAATTTCAATGTAATAAAACAAAGGCTGAGAAACTGCTCCAGATCAAGGTAGACAAAGGAGACAGGACAGctaaatgcaatgtgtgatcCTAGACTGGGTGGTAAAGAATGTAATAAAGGACACTtcgaattctaccaaacatttaaagagttaatgcctattctcttgaagctgttccaaaaaatagaaatggaaggaaaacttccaaactctttctatgaagccagcattaccttgattccaaaaccagacaaagacctaactaaaaaggagaactatagaccaatttccctaatgaacatggacacaaaaatcctcaacaagatactagccaactggatccagcaatacatgaaaaaaattattcaccacgaccaagtgggatttatacctgggatgcagggttggttcaatatccacaaaacaatcaatgtgattcatcacatcaataaaagaaaggacaagaaccacatgatcctctcagtagatgcagagaaagcatttgacaaaatacagcatcctttcttgataaaaaccctcaagaaagtagggatagaaggatcatacctcaagatcataaaatccatatatgaaagacccaatgctaataccatcctcaatggggaaaaactgagagctttccccctaaggtcaggaacaagacagggaggtccactctcaccactattattcaacataatattggaagtcctagcctcagcaatcagacaacacaaaggaataaaaggcatccaaatcagtcaggaagaggtcaaactttcactctttgcagatgacatgatactctatatggaaaatcaaaaaaaatccaccaaaaacctgctagaactgatccatgaattcagcaaagtcacaggatataaaatcaatgcacagaaattggttgcactcccatacaccaacaatgaagcaacagaaggagaaatcaaggaattgatcccatttaaaattgcacgcaaacccataaaatacctaggaataaacctaaccaaagaggtgaaaaatctatacactgaaaactatagaaagcttatgaaagaaattgaagacacacacacacaaaaaaaggaaaaagattccatgctcctggataggaagaacaaatatttttaaaatgtcaatactacccaaagcaatctacatattcaatgcaatctctatcaaaataccagcattcttcacagagctaaaacaaacaatcctaaaatttgtatggaaccagaaaagaccccaaatagccaaagcaatcttgaaaaagaaaaccaaagctagaggcatcacaatcccggacttcaagctgcattacaaagccataatcatcaagacagtatggtactgacacaaagacagacactcagatcaatggaacacaatagggaacccagatatggacccacaaatgtatggccaactaatctttgacaaagcaggaaagaatatccaatggaataaaaacagtctcttcagcaagtggtgctgggaaaactggacagtgacatgcagaaaaatgaacctggaccactttcttacaccatacacaaaaataaactcaaaatggatgaaagacctaaacataagacaggaaaccatcaaaatcttcaaggagaaagcaggcaagaaactctttgaccttggttgcagcaaatttttattcaacatgtctccagaggcaagggaaacaaaagcaaaaatgaactgttgggacctcatcaaaaaaaaaagcttctgcacagcaaaggaaacaatcagcaaaactgaaaggcaactgacagaatgggagaagatatttgcaaatgacatattagataaagggttagtatccaaaatctatagagaacttaccaaactcaacacccaaaaaacaaaaaatccagtgaagaaatgggcaaaagacatgaatagacacttctccaaagaagttcgacatccagatggccaaccaacacatgaaaaaatgctcaacatcactcatcatcagagaaatacaaatcaaaaccacaatgagataccacctcacacctgtcagaatggctaacgttaacaattcaggcaacaacagatgttggcaaggatgcagagagagaggatctcttttgcactcctggtgggaatgcaaactagtgcagccattctggaaaacagtatggagattcctcaaaaaattaaaaatagaactactctacgacccagcaattgcactactaggtatttatccaaaggatacaggtatgctgttttgaaggggcacatgcaccccaatgtttatagcagcactatcaacaatagctaaagtatggaaagagcccaaatgtccatcaatggatgaatggataaagcagatgtggtatatatatatacaatgaagtattactcagcaatcaaaaagaatgaaatcttgccatttgcaactacacagatggaactggagggtattatgctaagtgaaattagtcagaaaaagacaaatatcatatgacttcactcatatgaggactttaagatacaaaacagatgaatataggagaagggaagcaaaaaatatataaaaacagggaaggggacaaaacataagagactattaaatatgtagaacaaacagagggttgctggaagggttgtgggaggtggaatgggctaaatgggtgaggtgCATcattcttgaaatcattgttgcactatatactaacttggatgtaaattaaaaataaataaataaataaataaataaataaataggacaaTATTTGGTCGAttgataaaattgaaatatagacagtaaattagataaaaatattatatcaATAAGAAATGCGTGGGGTTGATAACTGTAAGGGAAGATCTCTATTCttagaaaatacacactgaagtaaaaaacaaaagaaaaaatgtattgatAATCTTCAAATCCATACTGAAAGAAACCCAATGATAAAGCAAATGACGCGAAATGTTAACGATAGATAACTTGGGTATATGggtattttttgtaatttttaaaaatgtttatttatttttgaaagagagacagagacatgagcgggggagggggggcagagagagagggagacccggaatccaaagcagactccaggctctgagctgtcagcacagagctcagtgcggggcttgaacttatgatctgtgagatcatgacctgcgctgaagtctgacgcttaactgattgagccacccaggcacccttgggtattttttgtactattcttgcaactttactgTAAGCTTGAAATTACTTccaaataaagagtaaaaaaaagggggggatatAATTAGTACATAACAACTTTATACAGTGTCATATAGTACCTAGATTTTTCATGGGTGATCACTTCATAATTTATACaaatgttaaatcactatgttgtacacctgaaaataatacaatatagtatgtcaattacattttaaattttaaaaacaacaatataaAGCACTCAATATAGTGTCTGATACCTGACAAATCCAGGAAAATGTGAATCTTCATTTCCTTACTCTTCTCTGCAGGAATTTCCATGTCTGGAATGAGTGCTGGATGATCCGGAAAGATCTCCCACCAGGATACAATGGGTGGCAAGTTCTGGACCCCACTCCCCAGCAAACCAGCAGCGGTGAGTGAGGGCCACTGTGGAAGGATCTGGGCTCCATgggggggctgagcagggggactGATCACATGAGCAGGAGGCCAGAAAGGGGTAGTATTTTTTCTCACTTCATTGCCTTCAGCTGGGTGACCCAGATGACTTGCAGGACCttgttttctcacctgcaaagtGGGGAAGCTGATAAATGCCACAGGTGGCTGTGAGGATCGGATGAATTTGTGGGAACCTGAGAGCACTCGGTGTGTGAGGGTTTTCTCCATCCCATCCCCTTACCTGCCCTCGCCACCACCAGCCGGCCCAGTCCACATGCTAGCAGCTGTCAGCTGTCCTCAACTTCTGTTCCTTCCACAGGGATATTCTGCTGCGGCCCTGCTTCTGTGAAGGCCATCAGGGAAGGGGAGGTTCACCTGCCCTATGACACCCCATTTGTGTACGCCGAGGTGAATGCTGATGAAGTCATTTGGCTCTTGAGAGATGGTCAGGCCCAGGAAATCCTGGACCATAATATCCATTCCATTGGGAAGGAAATCAGCACCAAGATGGTAGGGTCGGCTAAGCGACAGAACATTACCAGCTCCTACAAGTATCCAGAAGGTGCTTGGGGCCCTGGGGTTTCAGGGTGGGTGGACATGACGTCTGTTGTGTTCTTCCCAGTGAGAATGGCTCATGCCTGTTAAAACCAACACCACCTGATCACCTCCTCCTCATCGCAAACTCCCAGGGGCTTTCTTGGACCCTGGCCATGTGGGCCTAGGGCTGCTGGACTGAGCAAATAAAAACAGAGtgcccagttaaatctgaattcgAGATCAGTTCAGATAAGCAAATATTTCATTAGTATAAGTGTGTCCCAAATATAGCATGTAATatacttaaacaaaaattattatatatctgaaattcaaatttacctgaaattcaaatggaatgttctttattattatgGCAACTCTGTCCTAGGGTCATATCATGGTCTCCTTACATCATGGCAGTGGGGGTGGCAGCAAGGAGGGAGGTGGACACttaaggagggaaaggaaggacacCTGGCCTGTGGAAGGGAGTAGATGTCTCTGTGGAGAAGGCCAGGGTGGCATCAGGCTGCCTGAGTACCAGCAATACTGCTATGTTGGTACTGCTATGTTCTAGTGGTATAAGCCTGGATGTGTTCTTAACATCCCTGTGCCTCcacctcctcatctgtaaaatgggttaatGATACCTCAGAGGGCTATTGTGAGGGCAGCTGAGTATACAGAGAAAGCACTTGGAGCAATGCCTCTGGTGCATAGTAACTTTACTAGAGAAGTCCACAATTTGGGATGAGTTGGAGTTCAACCTGAATGTTGAGTAGACCCCAGGAGCAAGAGAGGAAGACCCACGTAAAAGATTTgagcatgtattttattttatttattttatttttttttaccttttattttatttttttcttcaatatacgaaatttattgtcaaattggtttccatacaacacccagtgctcatcccaaaaggtgccctcctcaatacccatcacccaccctcccctccctcccaccccccccatcaaccctcagtttgttctcagtttttaagagtctcttgagCATGTATTTTAGAAGTGAGGATGTTGATgcggtgggggagtgggggaagccTTTggctttgatgatgatgatgacagtgatgatggtgaCAATACTGATGACAAAGAACAGTACTGGGTACTTATATTCAGCAACTCATTTAACTCAAATTTTTGGCAATTCTATGAGGCAAGGAGATATATCTggattataaatgaaagaattgaGCACCAAGGGATTAAGGGACACCTAGCTGAGCAAGATTTGAATGCAGCACCAAGCAATATACCAATCCCCTGTTCTCAGCCACGATGCTGTATTGTCTCCTTATGTAGCTTCCCTTTGGGAAGGGAGCTGGAAGTTTCTGGGTGGCTTGTTTCCCAAAGAAGGCCACTGGTCCTCTCAACCCCTCCTTACTGAGGTCTTTCCTGGCTCTCCTTTCTGCCAGGATCCCCTGAGGAGCGATCTGTGTTCATGAAGGCTTCCCAGAAAATGCTGGGCCCAGGAAGGGCCTCCTCACCCTTCCTGGATCTGCTGGGGTCCAGGGGGTCTCAGGATCAGCCAGCCCAGCTGCAGCTTCACCTGGCCAGGACGCCTGAGTGGGGCCAGGACCTGTTGCTGAAGCTGCATGCCCTGAGGGTGCCAGACAGAGTCCACCCGCGGGGTCCCATCAGACTGGTGGTGCACTTCTGTGCACAGGCCCTGCTGCACCAGGGTGGCACCCGGGAGCCCCTCTGGAGGCAAACAGTGCACTTGAACCTGGACTTTGGGGAAGGTGAGTATGAACAAGGCCTGGAAAATCACCTATAGGGATGGGAGCTGTGGGGTCATGAACAAAGCTGGGATGGTTCAGCCAGATTACACAGAGATCCCTGCACCCCAACACACACGTGCCAGGTAGTGAAGCTGTTGTTGGCAGGGGGTCACATATGCCATGTGCTGTACCTCTGACACTATCCCACTAGGTGAGACATAGCAATGACTTCTGGGGGCAGTAGGTATAGGTTAAGTACACTGTATCTTTCTCTTTGTTATGCACACATACTTTCACACACATACAGACTCACACACATAGTCTCTCACACATACAaatttccgtgtgtgtgtgtgtgtgtgtgtgtgtgtgtgtgtgtctttgtttccAGACTCAAGATGTCTTTTGTCTGTGCTTAGAGATACAGTGGCCGCTCTTGCTACCCTACGACAATTATAGAAACAAGCTGACAGATGAGAAGCTGATCCGTGTGTCTGGCATTGCCAAGGTGGAGGATATGGGGAGGTCCATGCTGGTCCTAAAAGATATCTCTCTGGAACCTCCCAATTTATCTATTGAGGTAAGGTGTCTTGGACAGAGATGGAGCCCGGAAGCCCTTTGACTCACCCGACCCAGGGGCTGGGGCTACAGCAGTGAATGAGATACAGTCCCTGCTTCAGACACCAAATAGATGATTAAAGCACAGTATGGTGTTGTCTTGTCCTCTGTGCAAAGTGCAGGGCAGAGTGGAAgtcttcccagaggaagtgacattttgTGGAGGATGCATAGGAAGACATGTCCAGAGAAATGAGGTGGAGATGAAAGCATTTTAAGTAGGGAGATAGCTttgcagaggcagagagacaggagaggcaTGGCTGGGAGATTGAGTACAGGAGCCGGATTTGAGAAAAACCACAAGTGAAATTCCAAAGGTGACTGCAGATAACACAGGGTtgacagggaagagggaggacaTATGAAAGGAGCCTCGGATTTGAGTTCTAAGATTGTGTGGCTGGCAAGGTCATTACAGGTGGAAGAAGGATAAATGGAGGGCAGAAATATTCCCCATCTCCCATTACCAGGGGTTTTCCTTCCCTCAAAGCCTCCTTTCTCCATCTCCCCTCCTGTTCTAAAGAACTTGCCCACTGCCTGATCCCAACCTGGCTTTGTACCTGCTGGATTTGTTAGTGGCACACTCCACCCCAACCAGAATGAGTAGCTCCACATCATAAACCATGTGACCACCTGACAGTTTTCACCTGGGCGTGTTGTCAGGCCACGGTGCAGCAAACAGTGGGCAGAATCACAGCCTGGTGCTAAGGCGAGGACCCTGCCCCCATTACCCAGAGCCCTGGTTACAAACAAGATCCAATGCAAACACATCAGAACCAGAGTAGACTATCAATTGGTCCCCACAGTTAAGGGAACGGGGGATGATTTGTGTGAGTATGATGGATCCCAAAGACATTTTTGCCTGTTCTACTTTGATGCCCTCATTAGAGGACAAgggatttgtttcttaaatttttttttttcaacgtgtatttatttttgggacagagagagacagagcatgaacaggggaggggcagagagacagggagacacagaatcggaaacaggctccaggctctgagccatcagcccagagcctgacgcggggctcaaactcacggaccgtgagatcgtgacctgactgaagtcggacgcttaaccgactgcgccacccaggcgcccctggatttgtttctttcatttgaattttagaGAAGTCAGGATGGGttcttactttttcttaattCTCTGTTTGAGGCAGAACATGCCTCGAGTATGATCTGGGTGGTCAGGACCCATTTTAGTTCAACATATGTTCATCAAATATCCACCACCTGGTTGGCACTGCACTAGGCACCGGGCTCTAGAAGTGAGTAGGATAGAGACCCTGCCTCCCACTCACAGGCCAAGGCCATGCTGCCCTATGACACAGACCTCACGTGGGATGCACAGAACACACCTGGGGAAACTCAAGAGTGTTTCTACTGTCAGAACAACGTGGGGGAAAGATCCTGGCTGGGGTCTGGGACACCTGGCTcaggtcctggctctgccataTCATGTGACATTGGCCTCAGAAGGATAGtgctaggggtacctgggtggttctgtcagttaagcatctgactcttggtttgggctcaggttgtgatctagcggttcattagtttgagccctgtatcagggtctgcactgatggtgctgagcctgcttgagattctctttctccctctctctctgcccctcccctgcttgtggtccctctctctctcaaaataaataagtaaatggaaaaaaagaaagatatcacTGATAGCATATGGATGGTGCATATAGCACCACTTCTTATCCCATGCCTGTGTCAGACGCTACTAATCAGTCATAGCTCTCTGACTCTGGATTTGTCCTCAGGATCCTTTTCAACATGCCATTTCTATTAGCCATGATGAACAGATTGGAGCTGGCACTTTAGTTGAAATCTAATTGCCATCCTGAACTAGATGGTGGGGAGGGAAATAGATTTCAACTTGGTGCCAATTCCCAACTGGCAGTGGCTTCCTGAAGCATTGTGACTTTCTAAGACAGGTCAGGATATTTGTTAACCTTGAATACTCTTCGGCTTACATTCTTCTCTCCCAATTGCAGTGGTTTAGCAGTAAGGAAGCAGTCCCTGGTGGTGAAGAGAAGGACAGTGGAATAAGGGTGCTGAACTGGAGTGTGGAAATGAGGCCAGTTGCCCACAATATCCCTGTCTTCTCTCCTCACAGGTGTCTAAAAGGGCTGAGGTGGGCAAGGCACTGAGAGTCCACATCACCCTCACCAATACCCTAATGACTGCTCTGAGTAACTGCATGATGGTGCTGGAGGGAAGTGGACTCATTGATGGGCAGATATCCAAAAAGTAAGTACCGTCTGTCTCATGCTGGTCTCTGACAAGGGCTACCTTGTGGGGTCATAGGTCGGTCCTTTGTCTCCTGAAGGGTGCCTACTTGCCCCCACTTTCCCACCCTCCATGGGGAAGGTTGACCTTGgtggtgttgggggggtgggaggtgctTACTCCAAGAGGGGAAACTATACCACCCATCCCAGCAGTTACTTAAGGCTCTAACAGGCTCTTTTTGACTTTCAGCATTGGGACTCTGGTGGCTGGACACACGATCCACATTCAACTGGACCTCTACCCCATCAAAACTGGACCACGCCAGCTGCAAGTCCTCATCAGCAGCAATGAGATCAAGGAGATCAAGGGCTACAAGGACATCTTTGTTGCTGCAGCCAGGGTTTCttcagccccgccccgccccgccccaccccgtaCTCTCCCAACCACCCCCCTCCCGTCTCTCCCTGAGCCCAGCACCCTTCCTACTGCTCCCCTCTTCATCTCCTAGCCCCTTCCCTACCCCCCCACTCCTGATACCCTTCCAGCCCTCTGGCAGCCCCACCTTGGTCTTTTCTGCTCCTGAAGGTGTAACGTTATCTTTGCCCCTTCTCTGTCTGGTTCCTGGCCTGCTTGGGGTGAATGAAGCACTATTAGAACCTCTGTGCATCTTGGGAAGAGACAATAAAGACCTCTTAATTTATCACCAG
Protein-coding regions in this window:
- the TGM7 gene encoding protein-glutamine gamma-glutamyltransferase Z, which encodes PDTPPVAALKFRSVDLQSPRNNQEHHTQEMGLKRLVVRRGQSFLLQLHFSRPFHFGTDYLTFVAETGPAPTELLGTRATFSLTQARQGNVWSASDFTTDTNSLFVSLFTPSNAVIGPYTLKIEISQGQGHSVTHPLGTFILLFNPWNAEDDVYLPSEILLQEYIMMDYGFVYKGHERFITSWPWNYGQFEEDIIDICFEILNKSLYFLENPSKDYSQRNDPVYVCRVVSAMINSNDDNGVLQGNWGEDYSRGVSPLEWNGSVAILRQWLARGRQPVKYGQCWVFAAVMCTVMRCLGVPTRVVSNFRSAHNMDRNLTVDTYYDQNAEMLPTQKRDKIWNFHVWNECWMIRKDLPPGYNGWQVLDPTPQQTSSGIFCCGPASVKAIREGEVHLPYDTPFVYAEVNADEVIWLLRDGQAQEILDHNIHSIGKEISTKMVGSAKRQNITSSYKYPEGSPEERSVFMKASQKMLGPGRASSPFLDLLGSRGSQDQPAQLQLHLARTPEWGQDLLLKLHALRVPDRVHPRGPIRLVVHFCAQALLHQGGTREPLWRQTVHLNLDFGEEIQWPLLLPYDNYRNKLTDEKLIRVSGIAKVEDMGRSMLVLKDISLEPPNLSIEVSKRAEVGKALRVHITLTNTLMTALSNCMMVLEGSGLIDGQISKNIGTLVAGHTIHIQLDLYPIKTGPRQLQVLISSNEIKEIKGYKDIFVAAARVSSAPPRPAPPRTLPTTPLPSLPEPSTLPTAPLFIS